A region of Photobacterium sanguinicancri DNA encodes the following proteins:
- a CDS encoding SprT family zinc-dependent metalloprotease: MSSLQSQVIAKVEHCILHANQRLQKRFVIPTINFTQRGRIAGSARLQGWEVRFNPVLLEENPQAFLNEVVPHEVAHLITFKLFGRVRPHGKEWQTIMTQVFGIPARTTHSFDVSSVQGKTFPYQCQCSQHQLTVRRHNKVARGQASYHCRQCRQPLTLCA, encoded by the coding sequence ATGTCCTCACTTCAATCTCAAGTTATCGCTAAAGTTGAACACTGTATTTTGCATGCAAACCAACGCCTGCAAAAACGCTTTGTCATTCCAACCATCAACTTTACCCAACGAGGAAGAATCGCAGGTAGCGCACGCTTACAAGGCTGGGAAGTTCGTTTTAACCCCGTATTACTCGAAGAAAATCCACAAGCATTTCTGAATGAAGTGGTTCCACACGAAGTGGCGCACTTGATCACATTTAAGCTTTTTGGTCGCGTTCGCCCGCATGGCAAAGAGTGGCAAACCATCATGACCCAAGTCTTTGGTATCCCGGCACGCACCACTCACAGTTTTGATGTCAGCTCAGTTCAAGGCAAAACGTTCCCCTATCAATGCCAATGTAGCCAGCATCAACTCACTGTACGCCGTCACAATAAAGTGGCACGCGGGCAAGCCAGTTACCACTGCCGACAGTGCCGCCAACCACTCACGCTGTGCGCTTAA
- the metK gene encoding methionine adenosyltransferase — MAKHLFTSESVSEGHPDKIADQISDAVLDAILEQDPKARVACETYVKTGMVMVGGEITTSAWVDIEEITRETVREIGYVHSDMGFDANSCAVLNTIGKQSPDINQGVDKEDPREQGAGDQGIMFGYATNETDILMPAPITYSHLLVKKQAEVRKSGKLDFLRPDAKSQVTFQYDQGKIVGIDAVVLSTQHCDSVTTPELREAVMEEIIKPVLPAEWISKDTNFFINPTGRFVIGGPMGDCGLTGRKIIVDTYGGAARHGGGAFSGKDPSKVDRSAAYAARYVAKNIVAAGLADRCEIQLSYAIGVADPTSIMVETFGTEKVSHDIIIEAVRQNFDLRPYGLQEMLNLLQPIYQKTAAYGHFGREEFPWEATDKAAILRDFANIK; from the coding sequence ATGGCAAAACACCTGTTTACTTCTGAGTCCGTATCTGAAGGTCATCCAGATAAAATTGCAGACCAAATTTCTGATGCAGTATTGGATGCAATCCTAGAGCAAGACCCAAAAGCACGTGTTGCTTGTGAGACTTACGTAAAAACCGGCATGGTAATGGTTGGCGGTGAAATCACGACTTCAGCTTGGGTTGATATCGAAGAAATCACACGTGAAACTGTTCGTGAAATTGGTTACGTTCATTCAGACATGGGCTTCGATGCTAATTCTTGTGCTGTTCTGAACACCATCGGTAAGCAATCACCAGACATCAACCAAGGTGTTGATAAAGAAGACCCTAGAGAACAGGGTGCTGGTGACCAAGGTATTATGTTCGGTTACGCAACTAACGAAACTGACATCCTAATGCCTGCGCCAATTACTTACTCTCACTTACTTGTTAAGAAACAAGCTGAAGTACGTAAAAGTGGTAAACTAGATTTCCTTCGTCCAGATGCGAAATCACAAGTTACCTTCCAATACGACCAAGGTAAAATTGTTGGTATCGATGCCGTTGTTCTTTCAACGCAACACTGTGATTCAGTAACCACACCTGAACTACGTGAAGCCGTAATGGAAGAAATCATCAAGCCAGTACTGCCTGCAGAATGGATCAGCAAAGACACTAACTTCTTCATCAACCCAACCGGCCGTTTTGTTATCGGTGGTCCAATGGGTGACTGTGGTCTAACGGGTCGTAAGATTATCGTTGATACCTACGGTGGTGCTGCACGTCACGGTGGTGGTGCATTCTCTGGTAAAGATCCATCAAAAGTTGACCGTTCAGCAGCTTACGCAGCACGTTACGTTGCGAAAAACATTGTTGCTGCAGGTCTAGCTGATCGTTGTGAAATCCAACTTTCTTACGCTATCGGTGTTGCAGATCCAACATCTATCATGGTGGAAACGTTTGGTACTGAAAAAGTATCTCACGACATCATCATTGAAGCGGTTCGTCAGAACTTCGACCTACGCCCATACGGTCTACAAGAAATGCTGAACCTACTTCAGCCTATCTACCAAAAGACGGCGGCATACGGCCACTTTGGTCGTGAGGAATTCCCATGGGAAGCAACTGACAAAGCTGCAATCCTACGCGATTTCGCCAATATCAAATAA